Genomic window (Oceanispirochaeta sp.):
CTTGACATATGCCCTGGAAAAAGAGGGCCATTCTGTCACTTCCTTTGAAGATGGAGAGAAAGCCTGGCTTGCCTTCAAGGAAGAAAAACCCGATCTGATGATTCTGGATATCATGATGCCCCGGATGGACGGCTTGGAGCTATGCCGGAAAATCAGGCAGGAGGATGAACAGATTCCTCTCATCTTCCTCTCTTCCCGGGATGAAGAGTTTGACCGCATTCTGGGCCTCGAAATCGGCGGGGATGACTATTTGTGCAAGCCCTTTTCTCTGCGGGAACTCTGCACCCGTGTAAAGGTCCTTCTGCGAAGAGAGCAGAAGGGCCGGCAGTATTTTTTCTCTCCGACGAGACCCTCCTCATCTCAGGACAGGAATCAGGATCAGAATCTTGAGATCTGCAGCAGCAGTTACAGAGCCTGGTGGAAGGGGTCAGTTCTCCCTCTGTCTATCAGTGAGTTCCGGATTCTCAAAGACCTTACTGAGGCTCCGGGTACCGTCCGGACCCGGGATCAGCTGATTCTGGCGGCGTTTCCTCTGGATAACTATGTGAGTGACAGATCCATAGACAGCCATATCAAACGCCTGCGGAAGAAAATCCTTCAGGTCGACAAAGAATTTGACCGGATCGAAGCCGTCTATGGTTTGGGCTACCGCTATCGTGAGGGCTTTTAATGTCTAAACTGACTCTCCGCCTTCTTGTTTTTAACCTCCTGCTGGTTTTTTTTCCCATCGGTATGTTTTTTTACCTTGATACCTATGAAAAGCAACTCCTTACAGGCATGGAAAATGCCATGGTGCAGCAGGGACGCCTGATCGCAGCAGCCTTGAGAGAGTCTGATGACATAAAGGAGGATGGCCTGACTCTTCTCAGAAATATGGAGGGACGTCAGGATGCCCGCATCAGGATTGTGGATGAGGCGGGCCAGCTTCTGGCAGACTCCAGTTCTCCTTCTCTTCTGCCGGAGTCCAAAGCCCTTTCCAGTCCCGGCGTTTCCAAAGTCAGCAGCCGGGGGTCTTCTCTATATGAGGAAATTTCTCCGTCTTTGCGGGAACATTGGCTTTATAAGACTGCCGTCTATCCTCTGAATATTATCAAACGCCTTTTTGTGGAACCCCCGGTTCCCCTTCCATCCGCCGAATATTACAGCGCTTCCACAGAGCTGCTGGGCCCGGAAATCATGGAGGCTCTTCAGGGACGATATGGTGCTTATACGCGCTATTCCAGCGGCGGACAGAGGTCGGTGAATCTTTATTCCGCTCTGCCGGTGATCAGGA
Coding sequences:
- a CDS encoding response regulator transcription factor, with amino-acid sequence MARIAVVDDEESLRETLTYALEKEGHSVTSFEDGEKAWLAFKEEKPDLMILDIMMPRMDGLELCRKIRQEDEQIPLIFLSSRDEEFDRILGLEIGGDDYLCKPFSLRELCTRVKVLLRREQKGRQYFFSPTRPSSSQDRNQDQNLEICSSSYRAWWKGSVLPLSISEFRILKDLTEAPGTVRTRDQLILAAFPLDNYVSDRSIDSHIKRLRKKILQVDKEFDRIEAVYGLGYRYREGF